In Carya illinoinensis cultivar Pawnee chromosome 6, C.illinoinensisPawnee_v1, whole genome shotgun sequence, a single genomic region encodes these proteins:
- the LOC122313089 gene encoding probable alpha,alpha-trehalose-phosphate synthase [UDP-forming] 9, whose amino-acid sequence MALRSGANFLDLAYGDLLDVPHTPRMLPRVMTAPGIISDLDGYGSNDGNSDVFCERKIVVANMLPLHAKRDTENNKWCFSLDEDSILLQLKDGFSSETEVLYVGSLKVEIDANEQEEVAQKLLEDFNCVPTFLPHDLQNKFYLGFCKQQLWPLFHYMLPMCPDHGDRFNRLLWQAYVSANKIFADKVMEIINPEDDSVWVHDYHLMVFPTFLRKRYNRVKLGFFLHSPFPSSEIYRTFPVRDEILRGLLNCDLIGFHTFDYARHFLSCCSRMLGLDYESKRGHIGLDYFGRMVYIKILPVGVHMGRLESVLNLPSTSAKIEEIQEQFKGKKVILGIDDMDIFKGISLKLLAVEQLLQQHPELEGKIVLVQIVNPARGLGKDVEEAKRETYLIAERINKDYGSPNYEPVILIDRPVPRFEKSAYYAVAECCIVSAVRDGMNLVPYKYIVCRQGTPYMDEAMGIKSDSPRTSMLVVSEFIGCSPSLSGAIRVNPWDIDAVADALESAITLRDTEKQLRHEKHYRYVSSHDVAYWARSFMQDLDRACQDHYSKRCWKMGLGLGFRVVSLSPGFKKLSIDHIVSAYKRTNRRAIFLDYDGTVVPQTSIIKTPSPEVISVLNVLCNDPKNTVFIVSGRGRSPLSEWFAPCEMLGIAAEHGYFLRSNRSSEWETSPVGADLDWKNIVEPVMRLYTEATDGSNIDNKESALVWHHQDADPDFGSCQAKELLDHLESVLSNEPAVVHRGQHIVEVKPQGVSKGLVAEKVLLRMVNVGAPPDFVMCIGDDRSDEDMFERILSTVSSPSLPAAPEIFACTVGRKPSKAKYYLEDTADVVKLLQGLATASSPKPRHIAHIQVSFESVV is encoded by the exons ATGGCATTAAGATCAGGTGCCAATTTCTTAGACTTGGCCTATGGAGACCTATTGGATGTTCCTCATACTCCCAGAATGCTTCCACGGGTCATGACTGCTCCAGGAATCATCTCTGACTTGGATGGTTATGGCAGTAATGATGGGAATTCTGATGTTTTTTGTGAGAGGAAAATTGTAGTGGCAAATATGCTACCTTTGCATGCCAAAAGGGATACAGAAAATAATAAATGGTGCTTCAGTTTGGATGAGGATTCAATTCTATTACAGTTAAAGGATGGTTTCTCTTCTGAAACAGAGGTACTTTATGTGGGTTCTCTTAAGGTTGAAATAGATGCTAATGAACAAGAAGAGGTTGCACAAAAACTACTGGAGGACTTCAATTGTGTGCCTACTTTTCTACCCCATGACCTGCAGAATAAGTTTTATCTTGGGTTCTGTAAACAGCAACTTTGGCCTCTTTTTCATTATATGTTACCTATGTGCCCAGACCATGGTGATCGTTTTAATCGCTTGCTTTGGCAGGCCTATGTTTCTGCAAACAAGATATTTGCAGACAAGGTCATGGAAATAATTAATCCTGAGGACGATTCTGTTTGGGTTCATGATTATCATTTAATGGTTTTTCCAACATTTTTGAGAAAGCGATATAATCGAGTCAAGCTTGGTTTCTTTCTTCACAGCCCCTTTCCATCATCAGAGATATACCGAACTTTCCCCGTTCGGGATGAAATTTTGAGGGGACTGCTaaattgtgatttaattggTTTCCATACATTTGATTATGCACGTCACTTCCTCTCATGCTGCAGTCGAATGTTGGGTCTGGATTATGAATCAAAGCGAGGACACATTGGGCTTGATTACTTTGGCCGCATGGTTTATATTAAAATTCTTCCTGTAGGTGTTCATATGGGTCGACTTGAATCTGTGCTGAATCTTCCCTCGACTTCTGCCAAAATTGAAGAAATTCAAGAACAGTTTAAAGGGAAAAAGGTGATTCTTGGTATTGATGACATGGATATATTTAAAGGTATTAGTCTTAAACTTCTAGCTGTGGAACAGCTATTGCAGCAGCATCCAGAGCTGGAGGGAAAGATTGTTCTGGTTCAAATAGTGAACCCTGCAAGGGGCTTGGGCAAAGATGTCGAGGAAGCAAAGAGAGAAACCTATTTAATTGCCGAAAGGATTAATAAGGATTATGGTTCACCTAATTATGAACCAGTGATTCTAATCGATCGTCCTGTTCCACGTTTTGAGAAGTCTGCCTATTATGCGGTAGCAGAATGTTGTATAGTTAGTGCTGTGAGGGATGGCATGAACTTGGTGCCTTACAAGTATATTGTATGCAGACAGGGCACTCCATATATGGATGAAGCTATGGGTATAAAATCTGATTCTCCTCGAACAAGCATGCTTGTTGTGTCTGAGTTCATTGGCTGCTCGCCTTCTTTAAGTGGAGCAATCAGGGTTAACCCCTGGGACATTGATGCTGTGGCTGATGCCTTGGAATCAGCCATCACCTTGCGTGATACTGAGAAGCAGTTGCGACATGAGAAACACTATCGGTATGTCAGCTCTCATGATGTAGCTTATTGGGCTCGCAGCTTTATGCAGGACTTAGACAGAGCATGCCAGGATCATTACAGTAAACGATGCTGGAAGATGGGCTTGGGTCTGGGATTTAGAgttgtttctctctctcctgGATTTAAGAAGTTGTCCATTGACCACATTGTCTCAGCATATAAAAGGACTAACAGAAGAGCAATATTTCTGGACTATGATGGTACTGTTGTTCCACAAACTTCTATTATTAAAACTCCCAGCCCTGAAGTCATATCTGTTCTGAATGTTCTGTGCAATGATCCCAAGAACACTGTATTTATTGTTAGCGGGAGAGGGCGGAGTCCTCTGAGTGAGTGGTTTGCTCCGTGTGAGATGCTGGGAATAGCAGCCGAACATGGGTACTTCTTGAG GTCAAATCGATCCTCTGAGTGGGAAACAAGTCCAGTTGGTGCTGATCTTGAttggaaaaatattgtggaacCTGTGATGAGATTGTATACAGAGGCAACTGATGGCTCCAACATAGATAATAAAGAAAGTGCTTTGGTATGGCACCATCAGGATGCTGACCCTGACTTTGGATCTTGCCAAGCAAAGGAGTTGTTGGATCATCTGGAAAGTGTACTTTCTAATGAACCCGCAGTTGTTCACAGGGGCCAGCATATTGTTGAAGTTAAGCCACAG GGAGTCAGCAAGGGGTTGGTTGCCGAAAAGGTTCTTTTGAGAATGGTCAATGTTGGGGCTCCACCGGATTTTGTGATGTGCATTGGAGATGATAGATCCGATGAAGATATGTTCGAGCGCATATTAAGCACAGTTTCTAGTCCATCCTTGCCTGCAGCCCCAGAGATCTTCGCTTGCACTGTTGGTCGAAAACCAAGCAAGGCAAAGTATTACCTCGAGGATACTGCTGATGTTGTGAAATTGCTTCAAGGGCTAGCTACTGCTTCAAGTCCGAAGCCTAGGCATATTGCCCATATCCAGGTTTCTTTTGAGAGTGTTGTTTGA
- the LOC122314492 gene encoding potassium transporter 6-like translates to MDLEPGVYQNHVKKESWRTVLTLAYQSLGVVYGDLSTSPLYVYRNTFAEDIEHSDGNKEIYGVLSFVFWTLTLVPLLKYVFIVLRADDNGEGGTFALYSLLCRHARVSSLPNCQLADEELSEYKKDSVVLTPKTGFGSCLKYTLEKHRVLQRFLLVLALVGACMVIGDGVLTPAISVFSAVSGLELSMSEKHHKYVELPVVCIILIGLFALQHYGTHRVGFLFAPIVLTWLFCISAIGIYNIYRWDPHVYRALSPHYMYHFLRKTEKEGWMSLGGILLCITGSEAMFADLGHFSQLSIKIAFTAVVYPALILAYMGQAAYLSKHHDMEHVGFYVSVPEKLRCPVLVIAVLAAVVGSQAIITGTFSIIKQCSALGCFPKVKIVHTSSKIHGQIYIPEINWILMLLCLAVTLGFRDTKGLGNASGLAVITVMLVTSCLMSLVIVLCWHRNVFFAICFVFFFGTIEALYFSASLIKFREGAWVPIALSAIFMIAMHVWHYGTIKKYEFDVQNKVSINWLLSLGPSLGIVRVRGIGVIHTELVSGIPAIFSHFVTNLLAFHQVLIFLCIKCVPVPHVKPEERFLVGRVGPKECRLYRCIVRYGYRDIHKDDIDFENDLVCSIAQFIRFGRTGSNKTIEELRKDEDKMTVVGSYFTHADGIQISGDDVSNVEPVGPSELREINPSPVIKPQKRVRFIMPESPKIDASAREELQELMEAREAGIAYILGHSYVKAKHGSSALKKLVIDYGYEFLRRNSRASTYAFSLPHACTLEVGMVYQV, encoded by the exons ATGGATCTGGAACCTGGAGTTTATCAAAACCATGTTAAG AAAGAGTCATGGAGGACAGTGCTGACTCTTGCTTATCAGAGTCTTGGTGTTGTCTATGGAGATTTGAGTACTTCACCTCTATACGTATATAGAAACACATTTGCTGAAGATATCGAACACTCAGATGGcaataaagaaatttatggcGTGTTGTCCTTTGTGTTCTGGACCCTCACTTTGGTTCCCTTGCTGAAATACGTGTTTATTGTGCTTAGAGCTGACGATAATGGCGAGGGAGGCACGTTTGCGCTGTACTCGTTGCTGTGTCGACACGCCCGAGTCAGCTCACTGCCCAATTGCCAGTTGGCAGACGAGGAGCTATCGGAATACAAAAAGGACAGCGTTGTTTTGACCCCAAAAACCGGTTTTGGGTCGTGTTTGAAGTATACGTTAGAGAAGCACAGGGTTTTGCAGAGATTTCTGCTTGTACTGGCTTTGGTTGGTGCTTGCATGGTGATTGGAGATGGTGTGCTCACACCGGCTATTTCTG TTTTCTCCGCGGTTTCTGGCCTTGAGCTTTCGATGTCAGAAAAGCATCACAAAT ATGTGGAACTTCCAGTTGTATGCATCATACTGATAGGCTTGTTTGCCCTTCAACATTATGGCACCCACAGGGTTGGGTTCTTGTTTGCTCCTATAGTCTTAACATGGCTTTTTTGCATTAGTGCCATTggtatatacaatatatatcgGTGGGATCCTCACGTCTATCGAGCACTTTCTCCACATTACATGTaccattttttaagaaaaactgAAAAGGAAGGTTGGATGTCCCTGGGTGGAATTCTTTTGTGCATCACAG GTTCGGAAGCGATGTTTGCCGATCTTGGGCACTTTTCACAGTTATCGATCAAG ATTGCTTTCACGGCTGTGGTTTATCCAGCTTTGATTCTTGCGTATATGGGACAAGCAGCCTATCTATCTAAACATCATGATATGGAGCATGTTGGGTTTTATGTGTCTGTACCCG AGAAGTTACGATGCCCTGTCCTTGTAATAGCTGTACTTGCTGCGGTGGTGGGAAGCCAGGCCATCATCACTGGAACTTTCTCAATCATTAAACAATGCTCTGCACTGGGTTGCTTCCCAAAAGTGAAAATTGTCCACACATCATCCAAAATCCATGGTCAGATTTACATCCCTGAGATAAACTGGATCTTGATGCTGTTATGCTTGGCTGTTACTCTTGGTTTCAGAGACACAAAGGGCTTGGGCAATGCATCAG GTTTGGCGGTCATCACTGTCATGTTGGTCACCAGCTGCTTAATGTCTCTAGTTATCGTCCTATGTTGGCATCGAAACGTCTTCTTTGCAATTTGCTTTGTATTCTTTTTTGGAACCATTGAAGCTCTCTACTTCTCAGCTTCTCTTATCAAGTTCCGTGAAGGAGCCTGGGTCCCAATCGCCCTTTCGGCAATCTTCATGATTGCCATGCACGTTTGGCACTATGGCACCATAAAGAAGTACGAGTTTGATGTGCAAAACAAGGTCTCGATCAACTGGCTACTCAGTCTGGGTCCCAGCCTAGGCATTGTACGAGTCCGTGGCATCGGCGTCATACATACTGAACTCGTATCTGGAATCCCGGCAATCTTTTCTCACTTTGTCACCAACCTTCTTGCCTTCCACCAGGTCCTAATTTTTCTCTGCATCAAATGTGTCCCGGTCCCACATGTTAAGCCTGAGGAGCGGTTTCTTGTTGGCCGTGTTGGCCCCAAAGAGTGCAGGCTCTACAGGTGCATCGTTCGATACGGATATCGTGATATTCACAAGGACGACATTGATTTTGAGAACGATCTTGTATGTAGTATAGCCCAGTTCATACGCTTTGGGAGAACTGGATCCAATAAAACAATTGAAGAGTTGAGGAAGGACGAAGACAAAATGACAGTGGTCGGGTCGTATTTTACACATGCAGATGGGATTCAAATAAGTGGGGATGATGTGAGCAATGTAGAGCCAGTTGGGCCATCAGAACTTAGGGAGATAAATCCATCACCGGTGATAAAACCACAAAAAAGGGTAAGGTTTATCATGCCGGAGAGCCCAAAAATAGATGCCAGTGCAAGGGAAGAATTGCAGGAGTTGATGGAAGCTAGAGAAGCTGGGATAGCTTACATACTGGGGCACTCTTACGTGAAAGCAAAGCATGGATCTAGCGCTCTGAAGAAGCTTGTAATTGACTATGGTTATGAATTCCTGCGGAGGAATAGCCGTGCAAGCACGTATGCATTTAGTCTACCACATGCATGTACTTTGGAGGTGGGCATGGTCTACCAGGTTTGA